In the Alphaproteobacteria bacterium genome, ATGCAAGTGAAGGAGACCTTGGGGCAGATGAGGATGCCCATACAGTTGCAAAAGAATTTGTTGAAAGAGTCCAGAAAAAACTAGATGGCGTTAGTAAGATAACTGTTGTTGTCTCCCATGCTGATACAGATCACTATAACCTCCTCCCCTTAATTTTTGAGGAAAATGAATGGAATGAGAAAATTTCACATATTATTTTGGGAGGTTTTAAAAGCTCATACGTGAAAGAAACGAGAACAAACTCGAGTTTTGCAAGGTGGCTCAAAGATCTTCCAACTAAGAATGTATTTTACACTGGACTCAAGGAGGGAGCGGAAGCAGGGAACGCAGAAGATAGACATGATATAGCAGGTAAAGTAGCTCCTCCGTACCCACATCCCTTCGATAAAAACTTTAAGCCGAAATCAGTACAATTGATTGAAGACTCCCTTGGGACAGAAGCAGATGATCCTTTGGTTTTAGTTCTTTCCATGAATGCGGGCCACTCTATGGTAGACAGAGAAACTGCGGGTGTAGCAAACCACAGTGATAACTCCAATAGTCTTGTGCTTAAGGTCGAATTCAATGACCATTCATTTTTATTGCCAGGTGATGTGAACGCAACTGGTTGGGATAGAATCGTACATTTTTGGAAAGATACACTTAGAAGTGACATTTTGCTTCTCAGTCATCATGGGGGGTCCTCAGAAAATTACCAAGATGGCAGCTATAGGACTACCACATTAGGTTATTTAGAGGCTATTATGCCACGAGCTGTTTTCGTTAGCGCTGGACACCGGAAAAGATATGATCATCCCGAAGAAAGCGTAATAAACATTGTTGAACAACATTTAGATTCTCAGAGAATTACAACTAATCCCCATTATGTCCACGTATTTAGAACCCGAAGTGGAACTCCAAAAGTTTTTGAACGAAAAAAAACCAAGCAACCCATTTATACTACATTTAGCTCTGGTGATCTCTCTTTCTCATTTGAGACAGGTGAGGAAGAAATTAAGGTTACAGCAACCCGTGGAAAATCCATGGAGGTTTCTGAGAGGGATACTGAAAATAAATATGAAAAATCCTCGAGGGGGTATAGGAATTTAGAGGATTTAAAAGATGCTTATAGTGACCACAAAATTAATATTTTTCAATATGATGGAGAGGATCGCAAAACGATTATTCCTAAAGAAAATATTTCAGCTGGTGATGCGACTCAGACAATTCACGTATTATATATTAGTCCAAAAGGAGAAAACGAAGGACTTTATAGACTTCTCATTAAAGTGCCCTCGGATGAACGATGATAACTTAAATTAAAGATGGTGTTACGCTCCATCCTTGAATTTACCAGTTTATTCTAAGGTTAAGTTATAAAATTTGTAAAATCCAAGCCTTTGAAAGGAAAACGTTCCTCAACCTCGCGGGTTTTGCCTTCAACCATTTGTTAATATAATGTGTAGACTTCTTTGCGATGTCCTATATCAACGACAAGAAAATTCAATCTACGATCTTGGAGTTCGCATGAAAAGCGGTAATTCCCAATACGGTATCTCCAAATTCCTTTTTTATTGCCACTTAAAGGTTT is a window encoding:
- a CDS encoding type II toxin-antitoxin system RelE/ParE family toxin, with protein sequence MTIMMSGSIIVIAQLLKNPLGVGKPLSGNKKGIWRYRIGNYRFSCELQDRRLNFLVVDIGHRKEVYTLY